A window of Rhodothermales bacterium genomic DNA:
CCTCCCGGTATGGAGATGAAGTTGGCGGGCCGCCCGGCTCGGTCGAGGACGTGCAGCCCTCTGCTGTCCGTCACATAGATCAACTCGTCGTATCCGAAATAGATATCGCTGGGTTCGACGAGCGGCATCCCGTCGCCGCCTGTCGAAAAGAACGGGACGAGCGCCACGTACTCCACCTCATTGAAGAGGCCCGGCTCCGATCTTCCGGCGTCGAAGATCTCTTCGGTCGTGTCATCTGATTTCGAGCCGAAGATCGCATCGCAACCTGCGAGTACAACAAGCGCAAGGGCAGCAGCCGCCACATAGCGGATCCGTCCATGTCTTGTCCGGCGTATCGTCATTGCCATGTCGTTGCGTTCTTCCAACTCAAAGTGAAACGTTCAAGCCTACACGATGGACGGTGCCGAGTCTGGTTAGGCGACTGAATCCGTAGTCAAACCTGAGATCCCGTCCGAAATACGGGATGTTGATTCCGGCGCCAAAACTCGGAATGTCATACTCCTCGATTCCGAACCGATATCCTGCGCGCAGCACCAGGATCTGATTCCAGATGTACTCGACGCCCACGTTCCAATTCTCAGCGTTGTCGTTCGGGTTATTCAACTGGGCCGAGACAATCAGGTCGTTCGCCTCCTGTCCGCGCAAAAGCTCATACGAAAAACCAAGGAGGAACGTCGTTGGCGGCGTGATGCTATCGAATTTGTCCTCCACGACCGGCACGGGGCTGCCTATCACAACGCGATCGATTTCACCGGACGGTGTTCCGTCGAGACCAAAGTTCCGCACCGCCACACCCATCGCGGCTCCCGTATTTCCAACCGCGTAATAGATGCCCAGATCAAAGAGCACCGTGCTGGTCGAAATACCGGCGCTACTCTCTCTGACATATTTGGCCGTGACGCCGTAACTGAACAGGTCGGTAAGGCTCTGTGAAAACGTCAGTCCGGCTGCCAGGTCACGGAACGTGAATGTCTCCCCGGTCCCGAAAGGCTGGAACTCGGTCGTCACATCCATCTCACCCGAACTCAACGTCTGTACGCTGGCACCGATGGCGAAATTGCTGCCCTTCGGTTTGAAAGTTGCCGCAAGAAACTCCATGTTCACATCGGTGAAATAGGCGGTGTGGCTCGCGCTCAACTGGAAGAACTCTGTCTTGGCCGCGAGGGCGGGGTTCCAGAACAGAGCCGACGCATCGCTCGCATTTGCTACCACCGTCTCGCCCATTGCCGCCGACCTGCCGTCGACAGCGATCTTCAAAAACTGGAAACCCGACGTTCCCGCACGGTCGCCGCCGAAGGACGGGAGTATCTGAGCAGTCGCGTCCGACACGCATATCGCCGCCAGCGCAAGGACGGCCACGATTGAGATATGTCTGGCTGGTCTCGTCACTAGAATCGATATGAAAGCCCAAGCATCAGGTGACGCTGGGGAAGGAAGCGGGCGGGATTGAAGGG
This region includes:
- a CDS encoding PorV/PorQ family protein encodes the protein MAVLALAAICVSDATAQILPSFGGDRAGTSGFQFLKIAVDGRSAAMGETVVANASDASALFWNPALAAKTEFFQLSASHTAYFTDVNMEFLAATFKPKGSNFAIGASVQTLSSGEMDVTTEFQPFGTGETFTFRDLAAGLTFSQSLTDLFSYGVTAKYVRESSAGISTSTVLFDLGIYYAVGNTGAAMGVAVRNFGLDGTPSGEIDRVVIGSPVPVVEDKFDSITPPTTFLLGFSYELLRGQEANDLIVSAQLNNPNDNAENWNVGVEYIWNQILVLRAGYRFGIEEYDIPSFGAGINIPYFGRDLRFDYGFSRLTRLGTVHRVGLNVSL